A genomic window from Tolypothrix sp. PCC 7910 includes:
- a CDS encoding LuxR C-terminal-related transcriptional regulator: MFANTDMENSYTSFGCNFNILQSMLLELVKEGVMIISENLQPIYLNKKAQEICQRLWNSNSHYDSLNPVIYDIYHQIRKNLINLDSVFIMDYDISEEETIRIRACHISPEVEEKVNIPCENHPWLIFFLEDRNAILQEELRIEQNKYNLTERELEVLTLLSQSYSYKQIATALGVSLNTVKFHIKNINLKKHGYLHQEIFLQI, translated from the coding sequence ATGTTTGCCAATACAGATATGGAAAATAGTTACACTAGCTTTGGCTGTAATTTCAACATACTCCAGAGTATGTTGCTTGAATTGGTGAAAGAAGGGGTAATGATAATATCTGAAAATTTACAACCCATTTATTTAAATAAAAAAGCGCAAGAAATATGTCAGCGATTATGGAATAGTAATTCCCACTACGATAGCCTCAATCCAGTAATTTATGATATATATCATCAGATTAGGAAAAACTTGATTAATCTCGATAGTGTATTCATCATGGATTATGATATTTCAGAAGAGGAAACTATTCGTATTCGTGCTTGTCATATCAGTCCTGAGGTTGAAGAAAAAGTTAACATTCCTTGTGAAAATCATCCTTGGCTCATCTTTTTCTTAGAAGACCGGAATGCAATTTTACAAGAAGAACTGCGTATAGAACAGAATAAATACAATCTGACAGAGCGAGAGCTAGAAGTTTTAACTTTACTATCTCAATCATATAGCTATAAACAAATTGCCACCGCTTTAGGAGTGAGTCTTAATACTGTAAAATTTCATATAAAAAATATTAACTTAAAAAAACATGGCTATTTACACCAAGAAATATTTTTACAAATTTAA
- a CDS encoding sigma-70 family RNA polymerase sigma factor translates to MRPRQDIIEIFSTFVLFNGDAFVRWVSDPKLRRSMQNCVDQSSEQESATFWAIYWHRVWQMQASSIAVAHLAAYLQEVCYWVARKMQMNVPGQHSVADFFQTAIARIDKVLKGFNPQLGSNLKAYAEYAFSNLIKDLLRQRQEADICSDWALLHKVSQKRLLESLQQAGYSSQMINRYILAWSCFLQLYAPKDATSAYKLIKPEQRTLQAIAQLYNTERLSQLSSQSPVIPPETLETWLVTCAQAVRAFQYPTSVSLDMSAPEQETGELLNRFTDNFQQSVLNEIIAQEEAQTRALQSTQINQILTEAIAKLDTADQKLLQAYYQQGLTQQQIAQQLGVKQYTVSRQLTKIKRTLLLALAEWSQQALHIPVTSDVIDSMSNSLEEWLLVHYRHLVLSSPGES, encoded by the coding sequence ATGCGCCCAAGACAAGATATTATTGAGATTTTTTCTACTTTTGTTCTCTTCAATGGCGATGCTTTTGTCCGTTGGGTTAGCGATCCCAAGCTGCGGCGAAGTATGCAAAATTGTGTAGATCAGTCTTCGGAACAGGAATCTGCAACATTTTGGGCAATTTATTGGCATCGAGTTTGGCAGATGCAGGCGAGTTCCATAGCAGTTGCTCATCTTGCGGCCTATTTGCAGGAAGTCTGCTATTGGGTGGCGAGAAAAATGCAGATGAATGTACCAGGACAACATTCAGTTGCTGACTTTTTCCAAACAGCGATCGCTCGCATTGATAAAGTACTTAAAGGCTTTAACCCGCAATTAGGTTCAAATTTGAAAGCTTATGCTGAATATGCTTTTAGCAATTTGATTAAAGATTTGTTACGTCAGCGTCAAGAAGCGGATATCTGTAGTGATTGGGCATTACTGCACAAAGTTAGCCAAAAGCGATTACTAGAATCTCTGCAACAGGCGGGATATAGCTCTCAAATGATCAACCGTTATATTCTCGCTTGGAGCTGTTTCCTACAACTTTATGCACCCAAGGATGCTACCTCTGCTTACAAACTGATTAAACCCGAGCAAAGGACATTACAAGCGATCGCCCAACTATATAATACTGAACGTCTCAGCCAGTTAAGTTCTCAAAGTCCTGTCATTCCTCCCGAAACTTTGGAAACTTGGCTAGTTACTTGCGCTCAAGCTGTACGCGCCTTTCAATATCCCACTTCAGTTTCCCTTGATATGTCTGCACCTGAGCAAGAGACAGGGGAATTACTCAATCGCTTCACAGATAATTTTCAACAATCGGTATTAAATGAAATTATTGCCCAAGAAGAAGCACAGACAAGAGCACTGCAAAGTACGCAAATCAATCAGATTTTAACTGAGGCAATAGCAAAATTAGATACCGCAGACCAAAAACTCCTGCAAGCTTACTACCAGCAAGGATTGACCCAGCAGCAGATTGCCCAACAGCTGGGAGTCAAACAATATACAGTTTCTCGCCAGTTGACTAAAATCAAACGGACTTTGCTCCTGGCTTTAGCAGAGTGGAGTCAACAAGCATTGCATATTCCTGTGACATCTGACGTAATCGACAGTATGAGCAATTCTTTAGAAGAGTGGTTGCTAGTTCACTATCGTCATCTTGTTTTGTCTTCTCCTGGGGAGTCCTGA
- a CDS encoding AAA-like domain-containing protein, with product MSKIMDNKDLDEKFKQLNRSPKRKEILLKLLTGETDEEIALALKIETGTVRRQISLICQLFGLKEEESYERRSRRSELISLFATYKPELVRNKISTNFIQQLPLNSEQFIDLPQVESICYREILQPSALIRIKSPGLTGKTHLLKKILQYSQTQGYSAININFLEADQEVMSNIEALNYWFCNTVGYALFGSTKMDIYWDKTLSSNMRSSVYFQDYILANLNTPLVVGLDNVDHIFPYASLASDFFGLLRAWHEKGRNGNQWQNLRIILAYSTDVYIPLNINQSPFNVGQIIELPEFTREQVQELAVRYGLNWHEKQVEKLMALVGGHPYLVQKALLHIKNQPHITIEEVLNMAATPSGLYADHLWELWVKLKQEPHLIAAMKNLVNANQPILLNPEQVRQLNRMGLVRLSGNNIEPRCQLYRLYFRVWLN from the coding sequence ATGTCTAAAATTATGGATAATAAAGATTTAGATGAAAAATTTAAACAACTCAATCGTTCGCCTAAACGCAAAGAGATATTACTGAAACTCCTCACTGGGGAAACAGATGAGGAAATTGCTTTAGCATTAAAAATTGAAACAGGAACAGTAAGAAGGCAAATTTCTTTAATTTGCCAATTATTTGGTTTAAAAGAAGAAGAATCTTATGAGCGCCGTTCCAGACGCAGTGAATTAATTAGCCTATTTGCCACCTATAAACCAGAACTAGTGAGAAATAAAATCTCCACAAATTTTATCCAACAACTACCCTTGAATTCCGAACAATTTATCGATTTACCGCAAGTTGAATCTATATGCTACAGGGAAATATTACAGCCTTCTGCATTAATTCGCATTAAGAGTCCAGGGTTAACAGGTAAAACTCATCTTTTAAAAAAGATATTGCAATATTCTCAAACACAAGGATACTCAGCAATCAATATAAATTTTTTAGAAGCCGACCAAGAAGTTATGAGCAATATCGAAGCCTTAAACTATTGGTTCTGCAATACCGTAGGTTATGCTTTATTTGGTTCAACTAAAATGGATATTTACTGGGATAAAACTCTATCTTCCAATATGAGGTCTAGCGTTTATTTCCAAGATTATATATTGGCTAATTTAAATACTCCTTTAGTTGTCGGCTTAGATAACGTAGATCATATTTTTCCTTATGCTAGCCTAGCATCTGACTTTTTTGGACTACTAAGAGCTTGGCATGAAAAAGGTAGGAATGGCAATCAATGGCAGAATTTACGGATCATACTTGCTTATAGTACAGATGTTTATATTCCTTTAAATATTAATCAATCACCATTTAATGTAGGGCAAATAATCGAGCTACCAGAATTTACCAGAGAACAAGTACAAGAGTTAGCAGTTAGATATGGATTAAATTGGCATGAAAAGCAAGTAGAAAAATTAATGGCACTTGTAGGAGGACATCCTTACTTAGTCCAAAAAGCATTGCTGCATATCAAAAATCAGCCACATATCACAATAGAAGAAGTTTTAAATATGGCTGCTACTCCATCAGGATTATATGCCGATCATCTCTGGGAACTTTGGGTAAAACTAAAACAAGAACCACATTTAATTGCAGCGATGAAAAATCTTGTAAATGCTAATCAACCAATACTGTTAAACCCAGAACAAGTACGTCAGCTAAATAGGATGGGATTAGTCCGCCTCTCAGGTAACAATATAGAACCGCGATGCCAATTATAT
- a CDS encoding filamentous hemagglutinin N-terminal domain-containing protein, which translates to MSGVSIHWYRVKKLGIAIMSISMFSPNVSLAQITPDSTLSNNSTIRIEGNTSIIEAGTQAGNNLFHSFQDFSIPTNSTAFFNNPTNIQNIISRVTGNSVSNIDGLVRANGTANLFLINPRGIIFGQNAHLDIGGSFVGSTASSLKFTNGFEFSATAPQTTPLLTINTPIGLQFGDNPGEIRVQGIGGFASSLQGLGVRVALGKTLALLGGNVILEGGFLNAPGGRIELGSVTGVNQVNLNQTNQGWIFNYQNAHNFGNIQIARSFVDIATAADINSQIPSEKGAISLNASQVDIQRSIVTANTFTSAPAGDININSKQLTIREQSTVSSRTFNSGTGGNITVNASESVQIFNSISNSRFPSSLTTGVSQLEQVAIGNGGNLTVNTRRLILNNAGTISSETQSIGKAGDINIKAIEAVEMSGNFTSITTQSNPNTTGNAGNLNLETGKLNLQGGAQIRSGTLGAGAGGNLIVKASQIELIGRSANGTSPSGFFTISDSTGKAGDLTINTGGLRVLGGANISSETRGSGNGGTLKVDATDFIQVSGRANNGRSSRLTASTQGLGKAGNLTISTPQLLLSDRAQATVSSSQAGEAGNLEITANSVRLYNSQITAQTNSGNGGNLNLNITDLLLLRRESEISTTAGRAQQTGNGGNIAINNPDGFIVALPGENSDITANAYSGSGGKVNITAFGIFGIQPRQNPTFLSDITASSELGIDGIIELNTPDVDLIQGLVELPINLVDASQQIAQSCTARNARSNSFVVTGRGGLPLSPSEPLRHRAVISQWVTLDEPTETFQQAPAKLTHLSKNASENQQPIIEAQGWVVDRRGNVQLIAQRPNASFSLHTAPNISCQH; encoded by the coding sequence ATGTCTGGAGTATCTATACATTGGTATCGGGTAAAAAAATTGGGAATTGCTATCATGAGCATCTCAATGTTTTCACCAAATGTCTCCCTGGCTCAAATCACCCCGGATAGTACTCTGTCAAATAATTCTACTATTAGAATAGAAGGCAACACTAGTATTATTGAGGCTGGAACTCAAGCGGGAAATAATCTTTTTCACAGTTTTCAAGATTTTTCTATTCCCACTAACAGCACAGCTTTTTTTAATAATCCTACGAATATTCAAAATATTATTAGTCGAGTAACAGGTAATTCTGTTTCTAACATTGATGGATTAGTTCGTGCTAATGGTACAGCAAATTTATTTTTAATTAATCCTCGTGGGATTATTTTTGGACAGAATGCACACTTAGATATTGGCGGTTCATTTGTAGGTAGCACTGCTAGTAGCTTGAAATTTACTAATGGTTTTGAATTTAGTGCAACGGCTCCCCAAACTACACCCTTATTAACCATAAATACGCCCATAGGCTTGCAATTCGGAGACAATCCTGGAGAAATTCGGGTGCAAGGTATTGGTGGTTTCGCTAGTAGCTTACAAGGGCTAGGAGTGAGAGTAGCTTTAGGTAAAACATTAGCTCTATTAGGTGGTAATGTCATCCTAGAAGGTGGTTTTCTCAATGCTCCTGGGGGTCGAATTGAATTAGGTAGTGTTACTGGAGTTAATCAAGTCAATCTTAATCAAACAAACCAAGGCTGGATTTTTAATTATCAAAATGCTCATAACTTTGGTAATATCCAAATTGCTAGAAGTTTTGTAGATATTGCAACCGCAGCAGACATTAACAGCCAAATACCCAGTGAAAAAGGTGCAATTTCCCTGAACGCCTCGCAGGTAGATATCCAAAGGTCGATTGTGACAGCAAATACTTTTACTTCAGCACCTGCTGGTGATATAAATATTAATTCCAAGCAATTAACTATTCGCGAACAATCAACAGTATCTAGTCGCACATTCAACAGTGGTACTGGAGGGAATATCACTGTCAATGCTTCTGAATCTGTACAAATATTTAACTCTATAAGTAATAGCCGATTTCCCAGTAGTTTAACTACTGGAGTATCACAACTAGAACAAGTAGCAATTGGTAATGGCGGAAATTTAACAGTTAATACTAGGCGATTAATTTTGAATAATGCAGGAACAATCTCATCAGAAACTCAAAGCATAGGAAAGGCGGGAGATATAAATATTAAAGCTATTGAAGCAGTAGAGATGAGTGGAAATTTTACGAGTATAACCACTCAAAGCAACCCTAATACTACAGGAAATGCCGGTAACTTAAATCTAGAAACTGGAAAATTAAACCTCCAAGGCGGCGCGCAAATTAGAAGTGGTACTCTTGGTGCTGGCGCAGGGGGTAATTTAATAGTCAAGGCTTCACAAATAGAGTTAATTGGACGTTCTGCTAATGGAACTAGTCCTAGTGGCTTTTTTACTATAAGTGACAGTACTGGCAAAGCTGGAGACTTGACAATTAATACTGGTGGTTTGCGGGTTTTGGGTGGAGCAAACATTTCCTCTGAAACCAGAGGTTCAGGAAATGGCGGTACTTTAAAAGTAGATGCTACCGACTTTATCCAGGTAAGTGGTCGCGCTAATAATGGTCGTTCTAGTAGATTAACTGCTAGTACTCAAGGGTTAGGAAAAGCTGGCAACTTAACGATTTCTACACCACAATTGCTGCTTTCTGACAGGGCGCAAGCAACAGTTAGTAGCAGCCAAGCAGGTGAGGCAGGAAACTTAGAAATCACTGCTAATTCAGTACGTCTATATAATAGCCAGATTACTGCACAAACTAACTCCGGTAATGGCGGTAACCTAAATTTGAACATTACAGATTTACTACTTTTACGCCGTGAAAGTGAAATTTCTACTACTGCTGGCAGGGCGCAGCAAACTGGAAACGGTGGTAATATTGCCATCAATAATCCAGATGGTTTTATAGTTGCCTTACCTGGGGAAAATAGTGATATTACAGCGAATGCTTATAGTGGTAGTGGTGGGAAAGTAAATATCACAGCTTTTGGTATCTTTGGTATTCAGCCTCGTCAAAATCCAACTTTTCTAAGCGACATCACTGCCAGTTCAGAACTGGGCATAGACGGCATCATAGAACTCAACACCCCCGATGTTGACCTTATTCAAGGTTTAGTAGAATTACCGATAAATTTGGTTGATGCTTCCCAGCAAATCGCTCAAAGCTGTACTGCTAGAAATGCACGCAGCAATAGTTTTGTGGTTACAGGACGTGGCGGATTGCCTTTGAGTCCCAGTGAACCGTTACGTCACAGAGCAGTGATTAGCCAATGGGTGACATTGGATGAGCCGACAGAAACCTTCCAACAAGCACCAGCGAAGCTAACTCACTTATCCAAAAATGCTAGTGAAAATCAACAACCAATTATAGAAGCTCAAGGATGGGTTGTGGATCGACGCGGCAATGTGCAGTTGATTGCCCAAAGACCTAACGCTAGCTTCTCTTTGCACACTGCCCCCAACATTTCTTGCCAGCACTAG
- a CDS encoding DUF1822 family protein: MTFIPPPSPAICEQLTLEISLTSQMQELPSFSTSGGRWRAYLNQLCLDTFLHWLRVEEVPNARVWTQTGTLPSLWEFTNGTAIACDDMRLVLIPTTAIDMAELRVPQEWVDIPNWMADYYIAVQVNPHAGWMTICGYITHRQLKTKGVYDASDRAYCLDENDLIKDINGLWITRQLCPEEILRNSVVPLSQLPLTQAESLIARLGNPEVVFPRLAIPFELWGALLEHGGWRQRLYERRQGLSEQWSIQQWLQAGVSNLAQRFGWEISQLQLAPRGLRSRETGELQVYLSRHLMLAGHPYELRVLSSGNLKDNVWRFELRNTNPDEMIPVGFKLRLLTEDLQPFANNEDTAKQAIAQLYVDVMLEPGEALVWEVEPTPDGYDREILRF; the protein is encoded by the coding sequence ATGACTTTTATTCCACCACCATCACCTGCAATTTGTGAACAGCTCACCCTGGAAATTTCCCTGACTTCTCAAATGCAGGAATTACCATCATTTTCGACATCAGGCGGACGCTGGCGCGCCTACCTTAACCAATTATGCTTAGATACATTTTTACATTGGTTGCGAGTCGAAGAAGTTCCCAATGCCAGAGTGTGGACGCAAACAGGGACATTACCCAGCCTTTGGGAATTTACCAATGGTACTGCGATCGCTTGTGACGATATGCGATTGGTATTAATTCCTACAACAGCAATTGACATGGCAGAATTGCGCGTACCCCAGGAATGGGTGGATATTCCCAATTGGATGGCTGATTACTATATTGCAGTCCAAGTTAATCCTCATGCTGGTTGGATGACAATTTGCGGCTATATTACCCATCGGCAATTAAAAACCAAGGGTGTGTATGATGCGAGCGATCGCGCCTACTGTTTGGATGAGAATGATTTAATCAAAGATATCAATGGTCTGTGGATTACGCGTCAACTTTGCCCAGAGGAAATTTTACGTAATTCAGTTGTACCCTTATCGCAGTTACCTTTAACTCAGGCAGAAAGTTTAATAGCACGGCTAGGGAATCCGGAAGTAGTGTTTCCTCGCTTAGCCATTCCCTTTGAATTATGGGGCGCATTGCTGGAACATGGCGGTTGGCGACAACGGCTATACGAGCGAAGACAGGGGTTATCAGAACAGTGGTCTATTCAGCAATGGCTACAAGCAGGAGTGTCTAATTTAGCACAACGATTTGGCTGGGAAATCTCACAATTACAATTAGCGCCCCGTGGTCTGCGAAGTCGGGAAACTGGTGAATTACAAGTATATTTATCTCGACATTTAATGCTTGCTGGTCATCCCTACGAATTGCGCGTCTTGTCTAGCGGTAATTTAAAAGACAATGTATGGCGATTTGAATTACGCAATACCAATCCCGATGAAATGATTCCGGTAGGATTTAAATTGCGACTATTAACCGAAGATTTACAACCATTTGCCAACAATGAGGATACTGCTAAACAGGCGATCGCCCAGCTTTATGTGGATGTCATGCTTGAGCCAGGAGAGGCTTTGGTTTGGGAAGTAGAACCAACACCAGATGGTTACGATCGAGAAATTTTACGCTTTTAA